The genomic segment TCGCACCGCGTCTCGTCATCGAGAAGGTCTCGCCGCCGGCCGAACGGCCGGGCGGGCGCAAGGCCGGCGATGTGGGTGAACTCGCCGGCATTATCGCCGCCGAACTCAAGGAACTGGAGGCGCTCTGATGGCCACGCTCGTTCTCGCCGACCACGACCTCGGCCAGCTTTCCCCCGCCACTGCCCGCATCGTCGCCGCGGCGGCTCAACTCGGCGCGCCCGTCGATGTGCTGGTGGCCGGCGCAGGCGTCGACGCGGTCGCGTCGTGCGCCGCCGCCATCGAGGGTGTCGCTAAGGTCCGCGTGGCGCAAAGCCAGGCGCTGGCTACCCTTTCGCCCGAGGCACTGACGACGCTTCTTCTCACCCTGGCCCCGCAATACGACGCCATCGTTGCCGGTTCGGCTGCCGTGGGCCGCGATGCCATGCCCCGCCTCGCCGCCAAACTCGACCTCATGCCCGTCACCGACATCGTGGCCGTCCATGGCCCCGGCCGGTTCGACCGCCCGATCTACGCCGGCAATGCCATCGAGACTGTCGCCTCCAGCCAGGCCAAGAATGTTCTCACCATCCGCGCTGCCGCCTTCCGTCCGGCAGGGCAGGGCGGTCCAGCGCCGATCGAAGCAATCGATGCCTCCGATGTTTCGGCCCTCGCCAGGTTCGTGGCAGCCCATCGCACCGAAAGCGACGTGCCCGACCTCGCTACCGCCCAGATCGTGGTTGGCGGCGGCGTCTCGGTAGGTTCGGCCGAGGGCTTCAAACTCATCGAAAAGCTGGCCCATCAGCTCGGAGCCGCGGTCGGCGCCACCCGCGCCGCCGTCGATGCGGGCTACGCGCCCAATGACTGGCAGGTGGGCCAGACCGGCAAGATCATCGCGCCCGACCTTTACATCGCCATCGGCATCTCCGGGGCCCTCCAGCACCTGGCCGGCATCCAGGGCGCCAAGAAGATCATCGCGATCAACACCGACCCTGAAGCGCCGCTGGTCAAGATCGCCGATGTGGCGCTGATCGGCGATCTCTTCACGATCGTGCCGGCGCTGATCGCCGACCTCGAAAAGCAGGGTATTCGCCCCTAGCGGCACCCGAAACCGCGACGCCGGGCGCGCACCCGGCGCTGCGACCAAACCGCGCCACCGGCCCGAGTTTCCATTGCAAATCCTGCGCCGCCGCCTATAAAGACGGCGCGCCTTCGCGCCCTTCATCCCCTCTGGACTAGCCCGATGTTCGAGACCCTCACCAAAGCCCCTGCAGACAAGATCCTGGCCCTGATGGGCGAATTCGCCGCGGACCCGCGGAAGGAAAAAATCGACCTGGGCGTGGGCGTCTACAAAGACGAGGCGGGCGTTACCGCCATCATGACCTCGGTTACCAAGGCCGAGCAGCGTATCCTCGCCAATGCCAAGACCAAGACTTATGTCGGCATCTCCGGCAACAAGGGCTTCAACGCTGCCGTGCGTGAACTCGTGCTGGCCGACACGGTCGACGCCAAGCGTGTTCGCCTGCTGCAGGCACCCGGCGGCACCGGCGCTCTCGCCGTGCTGATGGAACTGCTCTATCGCGCAAAGCCCGATGCCACGCTCTGGCTGTCCAACCCGACCTGGCCCAACCATGCGCCCATGGCCAAGCATGCCGGCTTCAAGTTGGATTCCTATCCCTATTTCGACGCCAAGACCCGCGCCGTCGATTTCCCGGCCATGCTCGCCGCGCTCGACAAACTCGGGCCGAACGACATCGTGCTGCTGCACGGCTGCTGCCATAATCCGACCGGCGCAAACCTCACGCCCGCCCAGTGGGACCAGGTGGCGGCTTCGCTCGCCCGGACCGGAGCCTTCCCGTTGATCGACCTGGCCTATCTCGGCTTCGGCGATGGCCTGGAGCCCGATGCCTACGGCACGCGCGCCGTGGTCAAGGCCGTGCCCGAGAGCGTCATCGCGTTCTCGGGTTCCAAGAACTTCGGCCTCTACCGCGAGCGCATCGGCGCTGCCATCGTCATCGCCCGCGACGAGGCCCAGGCCGATGTCGCCAATTCGCAGCTGATGAACATCGCGCGCGTCACCTATTCCCAGCCCCCCGATCACGGCGCGGAAATCATCCGCACCATTCTCGAGGACAAGGACCTGCGCGCCGAGTGGGAAGCCGAGCTCGCGACCATGCGCAACCGCATGATCCGCCTGCGCGAAAAGCTCTCGGAAGCCATCAAGGCCAAATCCAACGCGGCCGATTTCGACTTCATCGCCGAGCACCGCGGCATGTTCTCGCTGCTGGGCCTGCCCGGTGAGGCGGTCGAAAAGCTCAAGACGGACGGCGGCGTCTACATGATCGGGGACAGTCGCATCAATGTCGCCGGAATCCCCGAAGATCGCGTCGGCGATCTCGCCAGCGCCATTCTGGGCACCATGAAATAACGGCGGGCGGGCGAGATAATGCCCGCTCCAAGTCTTGTGCGTCGGCCCCAAAGCCCGCACATATAAGTGAAAAGAATTCCTAGGAGGAAACCGATGAAGTTCTTCGTGGACACCGGTGATTTCAACGAGATCAAGGATCTGTCCGAGACTGGCCTGCTCGACGGCGTGACCACCAATCCGTCGCTGGTCGCCAAGTCCGGCCGCAACTTCAAGGAACTGATCGCCGACATCTGCAAGGTCGTGCCCGGCCCGGTTTCGGCCGAGGTCGCCGCGCTCGACTATGAAGGCATGGTCGCCGAGGGCAACGTGCTCTCCAAGATCGCCGACAATGTCGTGATCAAGCTGCCGCTGACCCTGGCGGGCCTCAAGGCCTGCAAGCATTTCAGCGATGCCGGTATCAAGACCAACGTGACGCTCTGCTTCACGCCCAACCAGGCCCTTCTGGCCGCCAAGGTCGGCGCCACCTACATCTCCCCGTTCATCGGGCGCCTGGATGACATCAACCTCGATGGCGTCGAACTGATCGAGAACATCCGCCAGATCTACGACAACTACGCCTTCTCGACCGAGATCCTGGCCGCCTCGATCCGCAGCCCCAACCATGTGACCCAGGTCGCGCTGGCCGGCGCGGACGTCGCCACCATGCCGCCGGCGGTGATCCGCAAGCTCGCCGATCACCCGCTGACGGCTTCGGGCCTCGAGGCCTTCTCGAAAGACTGGAAGGCCACCGGCCAGTCGATCCTCTAAGTGGCTGATACCCGGATTGCCGAGGCGGTACGAGCCGCCTTGGCCGGCGTGGAAATTCCAGGTGGCGGCGATCTCGCCACCTATGGCGGACTTTCCGACATCATCGTGACACCCAGCGCCGTTGCCATGGCAATCTCCGTGGCTCCGGGCATGGAAGCCGCTTTCGGTCCCGCCCGCGAGGCGGCACAGCGCGTTGCCGAAGCTGCTGCGGAAGGCCGCAAGGTCATGGTCTCGGTGACCTCTGACCGTGCCCCGGCCAATGCTGCGCCCACCGGCCAGGCCGCGGCACAAGGGCGTCCGGGCCCTGCGCCCAAGCAGCCGGTACCCGGCGTGCGCAACATCATCGCCGTCGGGTCGGGCAAGGGCGGCGTCGGCAAATCGACCACCGCCGTGAACCTGGCCCTGGCCCTGGCGGCCGAGGGCCTGCGTGTCGGCATCCTCGATGCCGATCTCTACGGTCCCTCCATCCCCAAACTCCTCGGCATCGAGGGCAAGCCCGCCGTTCGCGAAGACGGCATCTTCTCGCCCCACGAGGCCTACGGCCTCAAGGCCATGTCGATCGGCTCGATGCTCACGCCCGGCCAGGCCGTGGTCTGGCGCGGCCCGATGGCGACCTCTGCCCTGCGCCAGCTCCTGCGCGAAAGCGACTGGGGCACGCTCGACGTGCTGGTGGTGGACCTGCCGCCCGGCACGGGCGATATCCAGATCTCGCTCTTCCAGCAGGCCGAACTGGCTGGCGCCGTCATCGTCTCGACCCCCCAGGATCTGGCGCTGATCGATGCACAGAAGGCCATCGACATGATCCGGCGCATGAATATTCCGCTGCTGGGCCTCGTTGAGAACATGAGCTACTTCGTGGCGCCCGACACCGGCACGCGCTACGACATTTTCGGCCATGGCGGCGCCCAGGCGGCAGCCGAACGCATCGGCATGCCCTTCCTGGGCGAGGTGCCCCTGCACATGGCGATCCGCGAGACGTCCGACGGTGGAAAACCCGTCGTCGCCACCGACCCGGAAGGGCCGGAAGCCAAGGCGTTCCGGGCTATTGCGCAAACGATCCTGGCGCAGAACGCGACGTTGCGGCCCTGATTTTCGCGCGCCCCTGTCGTGACATCGTGGTCGGGCACTGCTACATGCAATCGATTTCATAAGCACGCGCCGGGCGAATCCAGACTGATCCGGCGATCCAGAAACGACCAATCGGGAGGGCACATGTTCTCTGTTGACCGCAAGGACTTCGGGCCGAATTTCGTATTCGGCGCCGCTACCGCCGCCTACCAGATCGAAGGCGGCCAGACCGACGGCCGCGGCACCGCGATCTGGGACACGTTCTCGGCCACCCCGGGCAACGTCAAGAACGCCGAATCCGGCCTGATCGCCTGCGACCACTATCATCGCTGGCCCGGCGACCTGGATCTCATCCGCGACGGCGGGTTCGATGGCTATCGCTTTTCGCTCTCCTGGCCGCGCCTCATCCCGGATGGCACCGGCACCGTCAACGACCAGGGCGTCGCCTTCTACGACCGCCTGATCGACGGCATGCTCGAGCGCGGTATCAAGCCCTTCGCGACCCTTTATCACTGGGATCTGCCCAGCCCGCTCCAGGACAAGGGCGGCTGGATGAACCGGGACATCGCCGGCTGGTTCGCCGACTACGCCGCGCTCGTCGCCCACAAGTTCGGCGACCGGCTCGCCGCCACCGCGACCATCAACGAACCCTGGTGCGTGGCCTTCCTCAGCCATTTCCAGGGCATCCATGCCCCCGGTTACCGCGATGTCCGCGCCGCCGCGCGCGCCATGCATCACGTGCTTCTCGCCCACGGCACCGCCATCGACGCGCTGCGCGCCGAGGGCGCCAAGAACCTGGGCATCGTGCTCAACCTCGAAAAGTCCGAGCCGGCCAGCGACAAACCCGCCGATATCGAGGCGGCGAACCTGGGCGACGCCATCTTCAACCGCTGGTACCTGGGCGGCGTCTTCAAGGGTCAGTACCCCGATGAACTGACCTCGATCCTGGCGCCTTATCTGCCCAGGGACTGGCAGAAGGACATGCCGATCATCTCGCGCCCGCTCGACTGGGTCGGCATCAACTATTATACGCGCGGCCTCTATCGCGCCTCGCCCGAAACCCCAATCTTCCCGATCGCCAAAGCCGAAGGCACGCTCGAGGCAAACGACCTGGGCTGGGAAATCTACCCGCAGGGCCTGACCGACCTGCTCGTGCGCGTTTCGACCGAATACACCAAAGTGCCGATCTACGTGACCGAGAACGGCATGTCCGAGGACAATGACGAGCGCCGCGTCGCCTATTACGATGCCCACCTCCAGGCGGTGAACGCCGCCCAGAAGCAGGGTGCCGACGTTCGCGGCTATTTCGCCTGGTCGCTGCTCGACAATTACGAATGGGCCGAAGGCTACTCGTCGCGCTTCGGCATCGTCCATGTCGACTACAAAACCCAGCAGCGCACCCCCAAGGGCAGCTACCGCGCCTTCCAGGGCATGCTCCACAACACGCGCTGAGCCCGGCTTTCGTGCTAATATCCCCTTCCTCACCCGAGGGAGGGGAAAATGGCGCAGGATCAGAACGAGGTTGTCTTCAACTACGGTGACGATGCGATCATCGAGCGCATCGACGCGGCGCTGACCCGGGCCGGGCACGATCCGGCCCACGTCAAGCCCGACGACCTCTACCCCTTCGACCAGTTGCATGGCCGTCAACTCGCCGCCACGCGCGAGCATGTGGCCCGGCTCGCGCCGGACCTGCACATGCATGTGCTCGATATCGGCAGCGGGGTGGGCGGCCCGGCCCGTTACATCGCCACCGCCATCGGAGCGCGTGTGACGGGCATCGACCTCACCCCGCAATTCGTTGCCACCGCCCGCGAACTGACGCGACGATGCGGGTTGGAGCGCCGCGTGGAGTTCGTCGAGGGCAACGCCGCCCACATGCCCTTCGCGCCCGAGACATTCGACGCCGCCATATGCCTCTATGTGGGCATGAACATCCCCGACAAACCCGCCGTCCTCGCCGAGGCGTTTCGCGTGCTCAAGCCCGGCGCGCGGTTGCTCTGGAGCCAGGTCGTGGCGGGGCAGGGGACGCCGCATTACCCGCTCCCCTGGGCCCGCAACGCCCAGGCC from the Youhaiella tibetensis genome contains:
- a CDS encoding electron transfer flavoprotein subunit alpha/FixB family protein is translated as MATLVLADHDLGQLSPATARIVAAAAQLGAPVDVLVAGAGVDAVASCAAAIEGVAKVRVAQSQALATLSPEALTTLLLTLAPQYDAIVAGSAAVGRDAMPRLAAKLDLMPVTDIVAVHGPGRFDRPIYAGNAIETVASSQAKNVLTIRAAAFRPAGQGGPAPIEAIDASDVSALARFVAAHRTESDVPDLATAQIVVGGGVSVGSAEGFKLIEKLAHQLGAAVGATRAAVDAGYAPNDWQVGQTGKIIAPDLYIAIGISGALQHLAGIQGAKKIIAINTDPEAPLVKIADVALIGDLFTIVPALIADLEKQGIRP
- a CDS encoding aromatic amino acid transaminase is translated as MFETLTKAPADKILALMGEFAADPRKEKIDLGVGVYKDEAGVTAIMTSVTKAEQRILANAKTKTYVGISGNKGFNAAVRELVLADTVDAKRVRLLQAPGGTGALAVLMELLYRAKPDATLWLSNPTWPNHAPMAKHAGFKLDSYPYFDAKTRAVDFPAMLAALDKLGPNDIVLLHGCCHNPTGANLTPAQWDQVAASLARTGAFPLIDLAYLGFGDGLEPDAYGTRAVVKAVPESVIAFSGSKNFGLYRERIGAAIVIARDEAQADVANSQLMNIARVTYSQPPDHGAEIIRTILEDKDLRAEWEAELATMRNRMIRLREKLSEAIKAKSNAADFDFIAEHRGMFSLLGLPGEAVEKLKTDGGVYMIGDSRINVAGIPEDRVGDLASAILGTMK
- the fsa gene encoding fructose-6-phosphate aldolase, which translates into the protein MKFFVDTGDFNEIKDLSETGLLDGVTTNPSLVAKSGRNFKELIADICKVVPGPVSAEVAALDYEGMVAEGNVLSKIADNVVIKLPLTLAGLKACKHFSDAGIKTNVTLCFTPNQALLAAKVGATYISPFIGRLDDINLDGVELIENIRQIYDNYAFSTEILAASIRSPNHVTQVALAGADVATMPPAVIRKLADHPLTASGLEAFSKDWKATGQSIL
- a CDS encoding Mrp/NBP35 family ATP-binding protein — encoded protein: MADTRIAEAVRAALAGVEIPGGGDLATYGGLSDIIVTPSAVAMAISVAPGMEAAFGPAREAAQRVAEAAAEGRKVMVSVTSDRAPANAAPTGQAAAQGRPGPAPKQPVPGVRNIIAVGSGKGGVGKSTTAVNLALALAAEGLRVGILDADLYGPSIPKLLGIEGKPAVREDGIFSPHEAYGLKAMSIGSMLTPGQAVVWRGPMATSALRQLLRESDWGTLDVLVVDLPPGTGDIQISLFQQAELAGAVIVSTPQDLALIDAQKAIDMIRRMNIPLLGLVENMSYFVAPDTGTRYDIFGHGGAQAAAERIGMPFLGEVPLHMAIRETSDGGKPVVATDPEGPEAKAFRAIAQTILAQNATLRP
- a CDS encoding GH1 family beta-glucosidase, coding for MFSVDRKDFGPNFVFGAATAAYQIEGGQTDGRGTAIWDTFSATPGNVKNAESGLIACDHYHRWPGDLDLIRDGGFDGYRFSLSWPRLIPDGTGTVNDQGVAFYDRLIDGMLERGIKPFATLYHWDLPSPLQDKGGWMNRDIAGWFADYAALVAHKFGDRLAATATINEPWCVAFLSHFQGIHAPGYRDVRAAARAMHHVLLAHGTAIDALRAEGAKNLGIVLNLEKSEPASDKPADIEAANLGDAIFNRWYLGGVFKGQYPDELTSILAPYLPRDWQKDMPIISRPLDWVGINYYTRGLYRASPETPIFPIAKAEGTLEANDLGWEIYPQGLTDLLVRVSTEYTKVPIYVTENGMSEDNDERRVAYYDAHLQAVNAAQKQGADVRGYFAWSLLDNYEWAEGYSSRFGIVHVDYKTQQRTPKGSYRAFQGMLHNTR
- a CDS encoding class I SAM-dependent methyltransferase; translated protein: MAQDQNEVVFNYGDDAIIERIDAALTRAGHDPAHVKPDDLYPFDQLHGRQLAATREHVARLAPDLHMHVLDIGSGVGGPARYIATAIGARVTGIDLTPQFVATARELTRRCGLERRVEFVEGNAAHMPFAPETFDAAICLYVGMNIPDKPAVLAEAFRVLKPGARLLWSQVVAGQGTPHYPLPWARNAQASHAGPPDELRAALTGAGFEILEWVDETAALLPAGGAAPPPGADPSVNQLVMGADFVERRKDFMASLAEGALRSVVVLARKAGP